A window of the Janthinobacterium agaricidamnosum NBRC 102515 = DSM 9628 genome harbors these coding sequences:
- a CDS encoding ribonuclease catalytic domain-containing protein yields MNLFFEESGDFKVGTVLSQAGEAYQVEMASGKRSKVKIKDVLLQYEKPGPAELQDKAREVSAEIDLDFLWEVAGEEEFGFAELGAEYFGHPPLPHEAAGLILSLHTAPVYFYKKGRGRYKAAPEAALKAALAGIEKKKQQAVVQAAYVEQLKANQLPESMKSMVLQLLFKPDKNTIEYKALEAACNDLHASAPRLMLATGGIASPKQLHMSKFLFENFPKGAGFPEVPVPAVPNKLPLAEVSAFSIDDVTTTEIDDAFSVVKLDDGMVRVGIHIAAPGLGIRPDDVIDKIARQRMSTVYMPGDKITMLPDEIVNAFTLAEGKACPALSLYATLDPADWSVLSTETRAELVPITSNLRHNQLDDLVNEETLVSGDGEYAHKAELMLLWPWVQQLEQGRMKKREGFGLKPEQNNRVDFNFYVEDDVVTVARRKRGAPLDKIVAELMIFANSTWGKLMHDHGVPGIYRSQGGGTGGGWAAKMQVRMVTHAAPHQGLGVDQYAWSTSPLRRYTDLVNQWQILACAEHGVTAPLVAPFKPRDANLFAIVSAFDAAYAAYGDFQSNMERYWCLRWLGQEEARQVDAVVLKDEILRLVDIPLVIKLPGMPSVARGTQVKLDILRWDEVDLTIEARLLEIAAQPDVAVDAELDYEDEAEGEAGAESDDAKAAVDVPELAESSAEPVTSEPVAE; encoded by the coding sequence ATGAATCTATTTTTTGAAGAATCCGGCGATTTCAAGGTCGGCACGGTATTGTCGCAAGCGGGCGAGGCGTATCAGGTGGAAATGGCCAGCGGCAAGCGCAGCAAGGTCAAGATCAAGGATGTGCTGTTGCAATACGAAAAACCCGGCCCGGCCGAATTGCAGGACAAGGCCAGGGAAGTATCGGCCGAGATCGATCTTGATTTCCTGTGGGAAGTCGCGGGTGAGGAGGAATTCGGCTTTGCCGAGCTGGGCGCCGAATATTTCGGCCACCCGCCATTGCCGCACGAGGCGGCCGGCCTGATTCTCAGCCTGCATACCGCCCCCGTCTATTTTTACAAGAAGGGCCGCGGCCGTTACAAGGCGGCGCCGGAAGCGGCGTTGAAAGCCGCGCTGGCCGGGATTGAAAAGAAAAAGCAGCAAGCAGTGGTGCAAGCCGCTTATGTCGAGCAATTGAAGGCCAATCAGTTGCCGGAATCCATGAAAAGCATGGTGCTGCAATTATTGTTCAAGCCGGACAAGAACACCATCGAATACAAGGCGCTGGAAGCAGCGTGCAACGACTTGCATGCGAGTGCGCCGCGCTTGATGCTGGCGACTGGCGGCATCGCTTCGCCGAAACAATTGCATATGTCGAAGTTCCTGTTCGAGAATTTCCCGAAAGGCGCCGGTTTCCCCGAGGTGCCGGTGCCGGCCGTGCCAAACAAGCTGCCGTTGGCCGAGGTGAGCGCTTTTTCGATCGACGATGTGACCACCACCGAGATCGATGACGCTTTTTCGGTCGTCAAGCTCGATGATGGCATGGTGCGGGTCGGGATTCATATCGCCGCGCCGGGCCTGGGTATTCGCCCTGACGATGTGATCGACAAGATCGCGCGTCAGCGCATGTCGACCGTGTATATGCCAGGCGACAAGATCACCATGTTGCCGGATGAAATAGTCAATGCGTTCACTTTGGCCGAAGGCAAGGCTTGCCCGGCCTTGTCGCTGTACGCGACGCTGGATCCGGCCGACTGGAGCGTGCTGAGCACCGAAACCCGCGCCGAACTGGTGCCGATCACCAGCAATTTGCGGCATAACCAGCTCGACGATCTGGTCAATGAAGAAACCCTGGTCAGCGGCGACGGCGAGTACGCCCACAAGGCCGAGCTGATGCTGCTGTGGCCGTGGGTGCAGCAGCTGGAACAGGGCCGCATGAAAAAGCGCGAAGGTTTCGGCTTGAAGCCGGAGCAAAACAACCGCGTCGATTTCAACTTCTATGTCGAAGACGACGTCGTCACCGTGGCGCGCCGCAAGCGTGGCGCGCCGCTGGACAAGATCGTCGCCGAGCTGATGATTTTTGCCAATAGCACCTGGGGCAAGCTGATGCACGACCATGGCGTGCCGGGCATTTACCGCAGCCAGGGCGGCGGCACCGGCGGTGGCTGGGCGGCCAAGATGCAAGTGCGCATGGTGACCCATGCCGCGCCGCATCAAGGCTTGGGCGTCGATCAATATGCGTGGAGCACCTCGCCGTTGCGCCGTTATACCGACCTGGTCAATCAATGGCAAATCCTGGCCTGCGCCGAACATGGCGTCACCGCGCCGCTGGTGGCGCCGTTCAAGCCGCGCGACGCCAACCTGTTCGCGATCGTGTCGGCGTTCGACGCCGCGTATGCCGCGTATGGCGACTTCCAGTCGAATATGGAACGTTACTGGTGCTTGCGCTGGCTGGGCCAGGAAGAGGCGCGCCAGGTCGACGCGGTGGTGTTGAAAGATGAAATCCTGCGCCTGGTCGACATTCCGCTGGTCATCAAGTTGCCGGGCATGCCATCGGTGGCGCGCGGCACGCAAGTCAAGCTCGACATCTTGCGCTGGGATGAGGTGGACCTGACGATCGAAGCGCGCTTGCTGGAAATCGCCGCCCAGCCGGACGTGGCGGTGGATGCCGAGCTGGATTATGAGGATGAGGCCGAGGGCGAAGCCGGTGCTGAAAGCGATGACGCCAAGGCCGCCGTTGACGTGCCGGAGCTTGCTGAATCGTCCGCTGAACCGGTCACCAGCGAGCCGGTGGCTGAATAA
- a CDS encoding TonB family protein, translating to MKSFQQNRFLIIAVAVSLLAHGALLAVHFVAPVPNKVEATDPGMEVILVNAKHTSKPLKAEALAQANLDGGGNADQGRAKSPLPDLHKMENGDSIQASARRIAELEQRQAELLTQAKNNTFAAPPITEKNKPDPTPTGADLLETSKALARMTAEISQTVEDQNKRPRKTFITPSTQEVGYAMYYKTLQKRIEEIGTLNFPQKNGRKLYGELVVYIPIFQDGTIYQKEGGARVEKSSGNPALDNAALAIVRRAAPFGKFPPNMLSNDKDDLWVIITRFKFTREETMEANLTGDGN from the coding sequence GTGAAGTCTTTTCAACAAAATCGTTTCCTGATCATCGCTGTTGCGGTATCGCTGCTGGCGCATGGCGCTTTGCTGGCGGTGCACTTTGTCGCGCCGGTACCGAACAAGGTCGAGGCCACCGATCCCGGCATGGAAGTGATTCTGGTCAACGCCAAGCACACCAGCAAGCCGCTCAAGGCGGAGGCGCTGGCGCAAGCGAACCTGGATGGCGGCGGTAATGCCGATCAAGGCCGCGCCAAGTCGCCGCTGCCGGATTTGCACAAGATGGAAAACGGCGACAGCATCCAGGCCAGCGCGCGCCGCATTGCCGAGCTGGAGCAGCGGCAAGCAGAGTTGCTGACGCAAGCGAAGAACAATACCTTCGCGGCGCCGCCGATCACGGAAAAGAACAAACCCGATCCGACCCCGACCGGCGCGGACTTGCTGGAAACCAGCAAGGCGCTGGCGCGCATGACGGCGGAAATCAGCCAGACGGTGGAAGACCAGAACAAGCGCCCCCGTAAAACCTTCATTACGCCGAGCACGCAAGAAGTCGGTTATGCGATGTATTACAAGACCTTGCAAAAGCGCATAGAAGAAATCGGCACGCTGAACTTTCCGCAAAAGAACGGCCGCAAGCTGTATGGCGAGCTGGTGGTGTATATCCCGATTTTCCAGGATGGCACGATTTACCAGAAAGAGGGCGGCGCCCGGGTCGAGAAAAGTTCCGGCAACCCGGCGCTGGACAATGCCGCGCTGGCCATCGTGCGCCGCGCCGCGCCGTTTGGGAAATTCCCGCCGAACATGCTGTCGAACGATAAGGATGACTTGTGGGTCATCATTACCCGCTTTAAATTTACCCGCGAAGAAACAATGGAAGCTAACCTGACTGGCGACGGCAATTGA
- the aroE gene encoding shikimate dehydrogenase has protein sequence MGADRYCVFGNPIAHSKSPEIHAAFAVQTGANIAYERRLAPLDGFAAAVMDFADEGGKGANVTVPFKLDACALSSALTIRAQAAGAVNTLQFTEHGIVGDNTDGAGLVADIVVNAGVAISGKRILLLGAGGAARGVVLPILEHRPSQLVIANRTVATAAGLVQQFSALGGQDVVSACGFDQLDGAFDIVINATSASLSADLPPIAPSVFGPATLALDMMYGKEPTVFMQFAAEYGAQVRDGLGMLVEQAAEAFFVWRGVRPDTADLLVRMRASLGTS, from the coding sequence ATGGGCGCCGACCGTTATTGCGTATTCGGCAATCCGATCGCCCACAGCAAGTCGCCCGAGATCCACGCCGCATTCGCGGTCCAGACCGGCGCAAACATTGCCTATGAACGCAGGCTGGCCCCGCTCGACGGTTTTGCGGCCGCCGTGATGGACTTTGCCGACGAAGGTGGCAAGGGCGCCAATGTCACCGTGCCGTTCAAGCTCGACGCTTGCGCGCTGTCCTCGGCGCTGACGATACGGGCCCAGGCGGCCGGCGCCGTCAACACGCTGCAATTCACCGAACACGGCATCGTCGGCGACAATACCGACGGCGCCGGCCTGGTGGCCGATATCGTCGTCAATGCCGGCGTGGCCATCAGTGGCAAGCGCATCTTGCTGCTGGGCGCGGGCGGCGCGGCGCGCGGCGTGGTCTTGCCGATCCTGGAACACCGGCCGTCGCAATTGGTGATCGCCAACCGTACCGTGGCCACCGCCGCAGGGCTGGTGCAGCAATTTTCGGCGCTGGGCGGCCAGGATGTGGTGTCGGCTTGCGGTTTCGACCAGCTCGACGGCGCCTTCGATATCGTCATCAACGCCACCTCGGCCAGCCTGAGCGCGGACTTGCCGCCAATAGCGCCATCGGTATTCGGCCCGGCCACGCTGGCGCTGGACATGATGTATGGCAAGGAGCCTACCGTCTTCATGCAATTTGCCGCCGAATATGGCGCGCAGGTGCGCGACGGCCTCGGCATGCTGGTCGAGCAGGCGGCGGAAGCGTTTTTCGTGTGGCGCGGTGTGCGGCCGGACACCGCTGACTTGCTGGTCCGCATGCGCGCCAGCTTGGGAACAAGTTGA
- the mtgA gene encoding monofunctional biosynthetic peptidoglycan transglycosylase — MAKARKSGSRYGWVKWVFLLPLLAFFVVQLYFFLQIWWWVDHNPGSTSFMREQLSVLQEKNPHAVLQHTWVPYNRISTNLKRAIIASEDANFSEHEGVDWDALQKAYEKNSKKHKVVSGGSTITQQLAKNLFLSGSRSYLRKGQELIITYMLETLMDKDRIFEIYLNVVEFGTGIFGAEAASRHYYNISAANLGASQAAKLAVMLPNPRFFDKHRDSGYLARRTGVILRRMGSAELP; from the coding sequence ATGGCCAAGGCGCGCAAGTCCGGCAGCCGTTATGGCTGGGTCAAATGGGTCTTCCTGCTGCCGCTGCTGGCGTTTTTCGTCGTACAGCTCTATTTCTTCCTGCAAATCTGGTGGTGGGTCGACCATAATCCGGGCAGCACGTCTTTCATGCGCGAGCAATTATCGGTCTTGCAAGAAAAGAATCCGCATGCCGTCTTGCAGCACACCTGGGTGCCGTACAACCGTATTTCGACCAATTTGAAGCGCGCCATCATCGCTTCGGAAGACGCCAATTTTTCCGAGCATGAAGGCGTCGATTGGGATGCCCTGCAAAAAGCGTATGAAAAAAATAGCAAAAAGCACAAAGTGGTGTCCGGCGGCTCGACCATCACCCAGCAACTGGCGAAGAACCTGTTCTTGTCCGGCTCGCGCAGTTATCTCCGCAAGGGCCAGGAATTGATCATCACGTATATGCTGGAAACGTTGATGGACAAGGACCGCATCTTTGAAATCTACCTGAACGTAGTCGAGTTCGGTACCGGCATCTTCGGCGCCGAAGCCGCATCGCGCCACTATTACAATATCAGCGCCGCCAACCTGGGCGCCAGCCAGGCCGCCAAGCTGGCGGTGATGTTGCCGAACCCGCGTTTCTTCGACAAGCACCGCGATTCCGGCTACCTGGCGCGGCGCACCGGCGTCATCCTGCGCCGCATGGGTTCCGCCGAATTACCATAA
- the corA gene encoding magnesium/cobalt transporter CorA — MINVFVLQNGRLNQVPIDSRTDLENVEPVWVDLTDPNDDERAWVKAIYGVTLPGEDEVKDIEASARYYEAENGDLHLRTDFLLEEDDGPSRIVTVAFILAKKMLFSVHTDDLPVFRLVRMRARSRPGSIADYMDVLLDLYATDAEYSADALEGIYQNLEEVSGRVLQEEFTDQDAAAALNSIAHEEDLNGRIRRNMMDTRRAVSFLMRGRLLNSEQFEEARQILRDIESLDGHTSFLFDKINFLMDATVGFININQNKIIKIFSVASVAFLPPTLIASIYGMNFRGWFPELDWTLGYPFALLLMVTSAIAPFWYFRRRGWLK; from the coding sequence ATGATCAATGTCTTTGTTTTACAAAATGGCCGGCTCAACCAGGTACCCATCGACAGTCGCACGGATCTGGAAAACGTCGAGCCGGTCTGGGTCGACCTGACCGACCCGAACGACGATGAGCGGGCCTGGGTCAAGGCCATTTACGGCGTGACGCTGCCGGGCGAAGACGAAGTCAAGGACATCGAGGCGTCGGCGCGTTATTACGAAGCGGAAAACGGCGACTTGCACCTGCGCACCGATTTCCTGCTGGAAGAAGACGACGGCCCGTCGCGCATCGTCACCGTGGCGTTCATTCTTGCCAAGAAAATGCTGTTCTCGGTGCACACCGACGACTTGCCGGTATTCCGCCTGGTGCGCATGCGCGCCCGTTCCCGTCCCGGCTCGATCGCCGACTATATGGACGTGCTGCTCGACCTGTACGCCACCGACGCCGAATATTCGGCCGACGCGCTGGAAGGCATCTACCAAAACCTGGAAGAAGTCAGCGGTCGCGTGCTGCAAGAAGAATTCACCGACCAGGACGCGGCCGCCGCACTGAATTCGATTGCCCACGAGGAAGACTTGAATGGCCGCATCCGCCGCAACATGATGGATACGCGGCGCGCGGTCAGCTTCTTGATGCGCGGACGGCTGCTCAATTCCGAGCAATTCGAAGAAGCGCGACAAATCCTGCGCGACATCGAATCGCTGGACGGCCACACGTCTTTCCTGTTCGATAAGATCAACTTCCTGATGGATGCGACCGTCGGTTTCATCAACATCAACCAGAACAAGATCATCAAGATCTTCTCGGTGGCCAGCGTGGCCTTCCTGCCGCCGACGCTGATCGCCTCGATCTACGGCATGAACTTCCGGGGCTGGTTCCCGGAACTGGACTGGACGCTGGGTTATCCGTTTGCGCTGCTGCTGATGGTGACCAGCGCGATCGCGCCGTTCTGGTATTTCAGGCGCAGGGGGTGGTTGAAGTAG
- a CDS encoding RHS repeat-associated core domain-containing protein, translated as MKSFLTRAVASTLIFNLTYLPILGGINNTTAAAQTVQNTTWSYLYDAAGNLSQTTDPLGRATNLSYDALSRLKQTLQPAPITGATRPATTYTYDGLDQISSVTDPRSLVTNYTVDGYSNQTALASPDTGLSAQNYDLAGNLTSNTDARGKTTTYAYDVLNRVISISYASGTATTFEYDGGASGAPNAIGRLTKMADESGQTRYSYDQRGRLLEKIQTINGPSAPVIQHISYTYDGNGHLSSLTYPSGNRINYSYDAAGNINKLMLNTANASGGTNTDAATVLLDQINYAPFGPVKSWAWGNSSDTSPNIYTRTFDLDGRIISYPLGNTTASASALTRTLTYDAASRITQMNHTGDASATNYNQTFAYNGLDQLTNFLSKNTNQSFAYDANGNRSQATFGANNYSNTISPSSNRLLATSGPFPARSNSFDAAGNLINDGTIKYVYSDRGRLQSTVNAGLVTSYWYNGNDERVRKTSALAPTGTNFYAYDEQGQLLGEYDANGLMLQETVYLGSMPVSILKRSTAATDSQSLIYYVYTDHINTPRLITAAADNSVVWRWDNADPFGISQPDDNLGGSGIFTYNVRFSGQIYDKETNNHYNHYRYYDSQLGKYLESDPTGLNGGINTYEYANSNPTIFVDPTGEIAFLAPAIPYIVEGAALGWRAYQTYQAMNTLASVIKAANTQTQTNSCSDQNGKDPCEEIRKKIKDTKAQLSKREKQLSEDQYNLFNRAYLVNPGGDLSGKGTYTGHVDMINSVKRGLEKMEAQAKAMGCL; from the coding sequence ATGAAGAGCTTCTTAACCCGTGCTGTTGCCAGCACCTTAATCTTCAACCTGACCTATCTTCCCATATTAGGAGGCATAAACAACACCACGGCAGCCGCCCAAACGGTACAAAACACCACGTGGAGTTATCTTTATGATGCGGCTGGCAACCTGTCGCAAACGACGGATCCGCTCGGACGTGCAACAAACCTGAGCTACGATGCCTTAAGCAGGCTGAAGCAAACGCTTCAGCCTGCTCCCATCACGGGCGCCACACGGCCGGCAACCACTTATACCTACGATGGCCTCGATCAAATCAGCAGCGTTACCGATCCGCGCAGTCTGGTCACTAATTACACGGTTGATGGATACAGCAATCAAACGGCCTTGGCCAGTCCCGATACCGGACTATCGGCGCAAAACTATGACCTGGCAGGAAATCTGACCAGCAATACCGATGCGCGTGGCAAGACCACGACCTATGCTTATGACGTACTGAACCGCGTTATCAGCATCAGCTATGCAAGTGGCACAGCGACCACTTTTGAATACGACGGCGGTGCAAGCGGAGCGCCAAACGCCATCGGGCGACTGACAAAAATGGCGGACGAATCCGGCCAAACGCGCTACAGCTACGACCAGCGCGGGCGCTTGCTTGAAAAAATACAGACGATCAACGGCCCTTCCGCGCCGGTCATTCAACATATCAGCTATACCTATGATGGCAACGGCCATCTGAGCAGCCTGACCTATCCCAGCGGTAATCGCATCAACTATTCCTACGATGCCGCAGGCAATATCAACAAACTGATGCTTAACACTGCCAATGCTAGCGGAGGCACCAACACAGATGCGGCAACGGTCTTGCTCGATCAAATTAACTATGCCCCTTTCGGACCGGTAAAAAGCTGGGCATGGGGAAATAGCAGCGACACCAGCCCCAACATCTATACCCGCACTTTCGACCTCGACGGCCGCATCATCAGCTACCCTTTGGGCAATACGACCGCCTCGGCAAGCGCGTTGACGCGTACGCTCACGTATGACGCTGCAAGTCGTATTACCCAAATGAACCATACAGGCGATGCAAGCGCCACGAACTACAACCAGACATTCGCTTACAACGGCCTTGATCAATTAACAAATTTTTTAAGCAAAAATACCAATCAGAGTTTTGCTTACGATGCCAATGGTAATCGTAGTCAGGCAACCTTCGGCGCCAACAATTACTCGAACACGATTAGCCCAAGCAGCAATCGCTTGCTTGCTACTTCCGGACCATTCCCGGCAAGAAGCAACAGCTTCGACGCCGCAGGCAATCTCATTAACGACGGTACGATCAAGTATGTTTATAGCGATCGCGGCAGGCTTCAAAGCACCGTCAATGCGGGGCTGGTCACCAGCTATTGGTACAACGGCAACGATGAGCGCGTCAGAAAAACCAGTGCTCTTGCGCCAACGGGCACCAATTTCTACGCCTACGATGAGCAGGGGCAACTGCTTGGGGAATACGATGCCAATGGCCTGATGTTGCAGGAAACAGTCTATCTGGGGAGCATGCCGGTAAGTATACTCAAGCGCTCAACCGCTGCTACAGACTCGCAAAGTCTGATCTATTATGTTTATACGGACCACATCAACACCCCTCGACTGATCACGGCAGCGGCTGATAATAGCGTTGTTTGGCGTTGGGATAATGCAGATCCGTTCGGAATAAGCCAGCCCGATGACAACCTTGGTGGCTCAGGTATTTTTACCTATAACGTACGATTCAGCGGCCAGATTTATGATAAAGAAACAAATAATCATTATAACCACTATAGATATTATGATTCACAACTTGGAAAATATCTAGAAAGCGACCCAACTGGATTAAATGGAGGGATTAATACTTATGAATATGCAAATTCGAATCCAACAATCTTCGTTGATCCAACTGGTGAAATAGCATTCTTAGCTCCAGCAATACCATATATTGTTGAAGGTGCGGCATTAGGGTGGCGAGCTTATCAAACGTATCAGGCGATGAATACACTCGCCAGTGTAATTAAAGCTGCAAATACTCAGACACAGACTAATAGTTGCTCTGATCAAAATGGTAAGGATCCATGCGAAGAGATTAGAAAAAAAATTAAAGATACTAAGGCTCAGCTTAGCAAGAGAGAAAAACAACTTTCCGAAGATCAATACAATCTTTTCAATCGAGCTTATTTAGTCAATCCTGGAGGCGATCTTTCAGGGAAAGGAACTTACACTGGACATGTAGATATGATTAATTCAGTAAAACGAGGACTTGAAAAAATGGAGGCACAAGCCAAAGCTATGGGATGTCTTTAA